The region AGGAGAGACGCTGCTGAGTCTCCTGCAAAATCGATCGCTGGGCCTCGACCCGCTGCTGCGCCGCCGCAACCGCCTGCTGCCGGGTGCGCACCTGCTCCTGGGATGACGCCAGGGCTTGGGAGGAGGTGACTACGGTAGTCTGGGCCTGCTCGGCCTCCTGGGCGGAGACCGCCCCCTGGGCTGCCAGGGTCGCCAGCCGCTGGGCGTCATTGCTGGCCTGCTGAAGCCGCACCCGAGCATCTTCTATGGAGGTGCGAATGTCGGCCAGCTCGGCTTCGGCCTGGGCCACTTCAAACTGGCGAGCGGCGAGTTCGGCTCGGGCTTCGCCCACGGCGCTCTGCAACAGCACGCTGTCGAGGCTGCCGACCACCTGCCCCTGCTGCACTACATCGCCTACGTCGCGCGTCAGGGACAGCAGACGACCTTCGGCCTGCGATCGCAGCGATACCTGCCGAGCCGGGCGGGTGGTGCCAGTGTAGGTGCGGCCCAGCTCTTCAGCAGCGGTTGCCACAGCGACATCGACGACGATGGGGCCTTCCTGGCGCTCCCCCTGGGCCTGGGCCGTGGGCTCAACGGGTTCGCCGCAGGCCGCCGCTGCGATCGCGATCGCCCCGACCAGCGCCAGTCCTGGCCCCCGCCTGACAGCCCATCGCGGTACCCGAAAACGCTTAGCTATCATGCCCAATACCCCCAGTCTGCTGCTTTACCTTACTTTACATGTTGTACTTAGGCTTCTATCTTTTAGCAGATGCCAACCGCTGAGCAGGCCGAAATGTCGTGCACTGCTGCCAGTCCATTCAACAGGTATGGCACAACTGTGGCCCCAGAAATGACGCCGAAATCACCAGGGCGGCTCTAGAGTTTCCCCAGCGGGCAGACTCTGGGGCCAGCTGCGGGTGGCCCTCAGCCCTGCCGCTACGCCGCGAGGGCGATACCCCAGCTTCAGGGCTCGCTGACTGCTAGAGGACACATCCGCCGGGCGCTGGGCGGCCATGGTGACATCGGCCTGCTGGCTCGGCACCACCTGCTCTGGGGCCATCCCAAACATCTCGACCAGGCGCAGGCCAAAGTCGTAGCGGCTGAGGCGCTCTGGGCCACCCAGGTGCAGCAGGCCAACGGCGTTTTCCAAAGCCAGCAGCAGGCCTGCGGCGACATCTTCGACATAGGCAGGGGTGCGAAACTCATCGGTAAACAGGCGCAGGGGCTGCCCCGCCCGCAGGGTGCGCAAAAACTCCTGGACGAAGCAGTCCGCCGTCGGAGTGCCAGGGCCGTACAGCAGCGGCAGGCGGCAGATAACGGCCCCTGGGTGCAGCGCCTGAATCAGGGCTTCGGCCTCGACTTTGTGGCAGCCATAGCGGTTGATGGGGTTGGGCACAGAGGTTTCGCTGTAGGGGGGGGCCTGGCCGTCAAATACCTGATCGGTGGAGGTAAAGACGAACGGAATCTGGCGATCGCCGCAGAACTTGGCCAGCCGCCGTGTGGCCTCTACGTTCATGGCGTAGGACAGCTCGGGCTCCTGCTCGCAGCGGTTGGGCTGCGCCAGGGCCGCGGTGTGAATTACGGCGTCGGGGGCGAGGTGTTGGAGCCAGGGGGCCACCGCGTCAGCGTCGGTGAGGTCGATGGGGTGCAGGGTGACCCCCGGTAGCGGGGGCCTGTGGCGGTGGTAGGTACCCTCGACTCGCCAGGTCGCCTGGGCCGCCCGGGCCAGGTGCCAGCCCAAAAAGCCGCTTGCGCCGGTAATCAGCAGGCGGCGGCGGGGTGAGGCGGCGGTAGGGTGTTCCATAGAGCCCAAGATGGGATTGAATGAAAG is a window of Nodosilinea sp. PGN35 DNA encoding:
- a CDS encoding efflux RND transporter periplasmic adaptor subunit; this translates as MIAKRFRVPRWAVRRGPGLALVGAIAIAAAACGEPVEPTAQAQGERQEGPIVVDVAVATAAEELGRTYTGTTRPARQVSLRSQAEGRLLSLTRDVGDVVQQGQVVGSLDSVLLQSAVGEARAELAARQFEVAQAEAELADIRTSIEDARVRLQQASNDAQRLATLAAQGAVSAQEAEQAQTTVVTSSQALASSQEQVRTRQQAVAAAQQRVEAQRSILQETQQRLSFANLTASLSGVVLERVAEPGDLVLPGEAVLTLGDLSQVLVVIEVADSNLSEFSVGQSVQLVIDAFPSETFEGQVTRISPVADSTSRLLPIEITVANPGGRISSGLLARVTSTGSRTDGVVIPENALGQDETEDNQIFVVTDTDGTPVVEARTVQVGDRADGQVTILSGLTAGEQYVVRSSQPLESGQTVELSLTSEG
- a CDS encoding NAD(P)-dependent oxidoreductase yields the protein MEHPTAASPRRRLLITGASGFLGWHLARAAQATWRVEGTYHRHRPPLPGVTLHPIDLTDADAVAPWLQHLAPDAVIHTAALAQPNRCEQEPELSYAMNVEATRRLAKFCGDRQIPFVFTSTDQVFDGQAPPYSETSVPNPINRYGCHKVEAEALIQALHPGAVICRLPLLYGPGTPTADCFVQEFLRTLRAGQPLRLFTDEFRTPAYVEDVAAGLLLALENAVGLLHLGGPERLSRYDFGLRLVEMFGMAPEQVVPSQQADVTMAAQRPADVSSSSQRALKLGYRPRGVAAGLRATRSWPQSLPAGETLEPPW